Proteins from a genomic interval of Sugiyamaella lignohabitans strain CBS 10342 chromosome C, complete sequence:
- the NOB1 gene encoding Nob1p (Protein involved in proteasomal and 40S ribosomal subunit biogenesis; required for cleavage of the 20S pre-rRNA to generate the mature 18S rRNA; cleavage is activated by Fun12p, a GTPase and translation initiation factor; relocalizes from nucleus to nucleolus upon DNA replication stress; GO_component: GO:0005737 - cytoplasm [Evidence IEA,IEA]; GO_component: GO:0005737 - cytoplasm [Evidence IDA] [PMID 12588997]; GO_component: GO:0005737 - cytoplasm [Evidence IDA] [PMID 22842922]; GO_component: GO:0005783 - endoplasmic reticulum [Evidence IEA,IEA]; GO_component: GO:0005730 - nucleolus [Evidence IEA]; GO_component: GO:0005634 - nucleus [Evidence IEA]; GO_component: GO:0005634 - nucleus [Evidence IDA] [PMID 12502737]; GO_component: GO:0005634 - nucleus [Evidence IDA] [PMID 12588997]; GO_component: GO:0005634 - nucleus [Evidence IDA] [PMID 22842922]; GO_component: GO:0030688 - preribosome, small subunit precursor [Evidence IDA] [PMID 12588997]; GO_function: GO:0004521 - endoribonuclease activity [Evidence IDA] [PMID 19801658]; GO_function: GO:0016787 - hydrolase activity [Evidence IEA]; GO_function: GO:0046872 - metal ion binding [Evidence IEA]; GO_function: GO:0004518 - nuclease activity [Evidence IEA]; GO_function: GO:0070181 - small ribosomal subunit rRNA binding [Evidence IDA] [PMID 19706509]; GO_process: GO:0030490 - maturation of SSU-rRNA [Evidence IDA] [PMID 19801658]; GO_process: GO:0000462 - maturation of SSU-rRNA from tricistronic rRNA transcript (SSU-rRNA, 5.8S rRNA, LSU-rRNA) [Evidence IEP,IMP] [PMID 12588997]; GO_process: GO:0000462 - maturation of SSU-rRNA from tricistronic rRNA transcript (SSU-rRNA, 5.8S rRNA, LSU-rRNA) [Evidence IMP] [PMID 15388878]; GO_process: GO:0090305 - nucleic acid phosphodiester bond hydrolysis [Evidence IEA]; GO_process: GO:0043248 - proteasome assembly [Evidence IMP,IPI] [PMID 12502737]; GO_process: GO:0042274 - ribosomal small subunit biogenesis [Evidence IDA] [PMID 12588997]; GO_process: GO:0042274 - ribosomal small subunit biogenesis [Evidence IPI] [PMID 12628929]; GO_process: GO:0042254 - ribosome biogenesis [Evidence IEA]): MASINSLILDAGPLLTQTFSDLHSRAEKFFTTPSVYNEIKDERARQNLLLWGEELVVRQPKPSSIAAVSEFSKKTGDYAVLSSTDMHILALCYELEVELNGGDWRLRKVPGQKNINGAKEVKHSETQKSESTDSSVSKVKESNEQTAEPVSDLTKTESKKESSETTATEPEANPEETEDDGWSVVAAKPRKQKKGKKRNDLWSKPAQVPVIPSEPTTTDSAQPESEVDNQQITEATATEESQPPAEENVETQDSFVEEIIEEDYDDEDADDWITTENLQETLEKAGGDKLEKVETKTMKAAMSTGDFAMQNVALQMGLNLVNPTNGKHIKRVKNYMLRCHACFKLTAFPKDGRPRQFCPRCGGATLLRCTVQVSDSGNIQVFLKKNMQWSSRGDKFSLPTPQSRNARKQRHESDPILLREDQKEYQKAVKDSMWKKRQNEKLLDEWIGTGSADSVGSPFAISGYKRDATKHTGVRVGRGRYVNDSKRK; the protein is encoded by the coding sequence ATGGCATCTATAAATAGTCTGATTTTGGACGCTGGTCCTTTGCTTACACAGACATTTTCGGACCTTCATTCAAGGGCGGAGAAATTTTTCACAACACCCAGTGTGTACAACGAAATTAAAGATGAGAGAGCCAGACAAAATCTGTTACTCTGGGGAGAGGAACTTGTCGTTCGTCAGCCAAAGCCTAGTTCCATCGCTGCAGTGAGCGAGTTCTCGAAGAAAACCGGTGACTATGCTGTTTTATCATCTACAGATATGCATATTCTTGCACTATGTTACGAGTTGGAAGTCGAATTAAATGGAGGAGACTGGAGATTGCGAAAGGTTCCTGGTCAAAAGAATATAAATGGAGCCAAAGAAGTTAAGCATTCTGAGACCCAAAAATCCGAATCCACTGACTCTTCTGTCAGTAAAGTTAAGGAATCAAATGAACAAACAGCTGAGCCAGTGTCAGACCTGACTAAAACAgaatcaaagaaagaatCATCAGAAACAACAGCTACAGAGCCAGAGGCCAATCCTGAGGAAACAGAAGATGACGGATGGTCGGTTGTTGCAGCTAAACCTAGAAAGCAGAAAAAGGGTAAAAAGAGAAATGATTTATGGAGCAAACCTGCCCAAGTTCCCGTGATACCTTCAGAGCCAACTACCACTGATTCTGCTCAGCCTGAAAGTGAAGTAGATAATCAACAAATTACAGAAGCTACAGCTACAGAAGAATCTCAACCTCCTGCCGAAGAGAATGTTGAGACACAAGATTCATTTGTTGAGGAGATTATAGAAGAAGACtacgatgatgaggatgctGATGATTGGATCACCACTGAGAACCTTCAAGAGACGTTAGAAAAGGCTGGCGGTGATAAGCtggaaaaagttgaaaCCAAAACCATGAAAGCGGCCATGTCTACTGGCGATTTTGCTATGCAGAACGTTGCCCTTCAAATGGGATTGAATCTTGTCAACCCCACTAATGGAAAGCATATTAAACGGGTGAAAAACTATATGCTAAGATGTCATGCATGTTTCAAATTAACTGCTTTTCCTAAAGATGGCCGTCCTCGTCAGTTCTGTCCTAGATGTGGTGGTGCTACATTATTAAGGTGTACAGTTCAAGTATCGGACAGTGGTAACATCCAAGTTTTTCTTAAGAAGAATATGCAATGGTCAAGTCGTGGAGACAAGTTCTCACTTCCTACACCCCAGAGCAGAAATGCTCGTAAGCAAAGACACGAGTCGGATCCAATCCTTCTCAGAGAGGACCAGAAGGAATATCAAAAGGCCGTCAAGGATAGCATGTGGAAAAAGCGCCAAAACGAGAAGTTGCTAGACGAATGGATCGGCACTGGCAGTGCTGACTCTGTCGGATCACCATTTGCTATCTCTGGTTACAAGCGAGATGCCACTAAGCATACCGGAGTTCGCGTGGGCCGTGGTAGATATGTGAACGATTCCAAGCGAAAATAA
- the VPS3 gene encoding CORVET complex subunit VPS3 → MESDPYIIASKQRTHSKKRRPVSQIVILPTISRALVLSQSTTSVFTLPEFAPCSNVGSMRDVNALSRDIDDFTVLNERGDSEFAEVTVFSKSAIRLVKVFGESLKLAGNIEYPGVLNGVRRSSYALVVNNESYDLLDLKHVRKVPLFPLRAAGEDEDQDSETREEDTYAQKQPGTTTETAGTEGETNASPTVEQSAETEPVGTTLTNKQVPEIAKEEGDDSKTGTEESKTITETSAQSTTEEVDKAKDELTEPGSEADKKSNVETDPTNTIKVEEDAGMEVSVDSTTEVTTEPSTQPAPEVKVGETATSEGSTTEPSTQVATELKIGGTATTEGSHIQRPRAGKGHAPAVSIHSIQSTGSVESAESKPSSSPVSTTSATFPSMEGVPTPTTEVEGSKSDHSATGKSKSKKHADPIKPIIVPVASDEFLVTSGTSAVDRAMGLVVNVDGEISRGTIAWSKYPSSVAVDYPYVAAVIDNQVQLHSLHDQKLVQTVEFPSKPLVTTVLAPYKTPYTVLVNKIVLAPLAVEDIKSPDVVSRMSSERDTACKISICSSTLFAYTPEAGVECLIPTPRFLSLEKLVLVNGQVDDVYDEIERMDFSTELAVTQLQYLNLLIGLYYLREANHTPSHFSDVTKTWLVASLDPRIMIFIFDKKNVKGEVWVFNGVISFIETLQKTYSSSMSKLSENVVSFLKTFYKDWFKKREMASLGLADKENVFKSLELSYLAFLLKCEEKSKASQHDLIHAIDNEIVLATDESIELLRQQKKFFYLSHMYNKLKMPSELLSCWKEMLLETNPAFANGETTMAEYLINECEDEGLVWDYGAWLVQTYPKTGIKVFTSPDLRVNINENQVVAVLKSMNNDEAWRQYLKFLVYEKNQTLFASDLATVMLLDIVDKISKNPDVRKSLMDNYDIYKALPVPKPAYIPFLRNKLQNSQPVVPTKSKGLLLKSTIAAPAASLSPFEEVMKMRLELMELVDSTSDFDYTSLMHLSQDEPDTLLIEQCVVFGHLGIHEQCLDILCNRLTDYKTAIDYCIYGRIPISMTILEPLDSQIQKDLFRQLFLRYLKVPDPGTRIACTRILLEQWGNRLDVSLVLSNLPDNWPVEVVSGYLSQFFKRTMADQNQASVDRSLARSENLFISQQLLELSKIAYTPSDI, encoded by the coding sequence GCCAGTCGACAACCTCTGTATTTACACTGCCGGAATTTGCTCCATGTAGTAATGTCGGGTCGATGCGAGATGTTAACGCATTGTCACGGGATATTGACGATTTTACAGTACTTAATGAACGTGGTGATAGTGAATTTGCTGAAGTAACGGTGTTTTCCAAATCTGCCATCCGGCTTGTGAAAGTTTTTGGCGAAAGTTTGAAATTGGCGGGAAATATTGAATACCCAGGGGTGTTGAATGGAGTTCGAAGATCTTCATATGCTTTGGTTGTAAACAATGAGTCGTATGATTTACTAGATTTAAAGCATGTAAGAAAGGTTCCTCTATTTCCGTTGAGGGCTGCAggagaagatgaagaccaAGACAGTGAAACGAGGGAAGAAGACACTTACGCCCAGAAACAACCAGGTACTACTACTGAAACGGCAGGTACTGAGGGCGAGACAAATGCTAGTCCAACAGTCGAGCAATCCGCTGAGACAGAACCTGTGGGAACGACATTGACTAATAAACAGGTTCCTGAGATTGCCAAGGAAGAGGGAGATGATTCAAAAACGGGCACCGAAGAGAGTAAGACAATCACTGAGACTAGTGCTCAAAGTAcaacagaagaagttgataAGGCAAAGGATGAATTAACAGAACCTGGATCAGAAGCAGATAAAAAGTCTAATGTGGAAACTGATCCTACCAATACTATAAaggttgaagaagacgcTGGAATGGAGGTTTCCGTGGATTCCACTACTGAAGTTACTACAGAACCTTCGACTCAGCCAGCTCCTGAGGTAAAAGTGGGTGAAACGGCAACAAGTGAAGGATCCACTACAGAGCCTTCGACTCAGGTAGCAACAGAGCTAAAAATAGGCggaacagcaacaactGAAGGATCTCACATACAAAGACCACGAGCTGGTAAAGGACATGCTCCAGCTGTATCAATCCATTCTATTCAGTCGACTGGGTCAGTCGAGAGCGCTGAGAGTAAACCAAGCTCGAGTCCCGTCTCGACGACTTCAGCTACATTTCCATCCATGGAAGGCGTACCAACTCCCACTACAGAGGTAGAAGGAAGTAAGAGCGACCATTCAGCGACTGGCAAGTCTAAATCCAAAAAGCATGCCGATCCCATAAAACCTATTATAGTCCCTGTAGCCAGTGATGAGTTTCTGGTTACTAGCGGAACGTCAGCTGTGGACAGGGCAATGGGATTGGTTGTTAATGTTGATGGAGAAATATCTCGTGGAACTATTGCCTGGTCTAAATACCCTTCATCTGTGGCCGTAGATTATCCTTATGTTGCCGCTGTTATTGATAATCAAGTCCAGTTGCACTCATTGCATGATCAAAAACTTGTTCAGACTGTAGAGTTTCCATCCAAGCCTCTTGTGACTACAGTTTTGGCACCTTACAAAACCCCGTACACAGTACTTGTTAACAAAATTGTACTCGCTCCTTTGGCTGTTGAAGATATTAAATCACCGGACGTAGTGAGCAGGATGTCCTCTGAGAGAGACACCGCGTGTAAAATATCCATCTGTTCATCGACCCTCTTTGCATACACACCAGAAGCTGGTGTCGAGTGTCTTATTCCTACCCCTCGATTTCTTAGTCTTGAAAAACTCGTTCTTGTAAATGGTCAGGTAGATGACGTTTACGATGAAATAGAGAGAATGGATTTTTCCACTGAACTGGCTGTAACTCAACTACAATACCTTAATCTTTTGATTGGCTTATACTATCTTCGAGAAGCTAATCACACTCCTAGTCACTTTAGTGACGTGACCAAGACGTGGCTGGTGGCATCCCTTGACCCTCGGATtatgatttttatttttgacaagaaaaatgTCAAGGGTGAAGTATGGGTGTTTAACGGAGTTATTTCGTTTATAGAGACTTTACAGAAGACATATTCGTCGTCTATGTCCAAGCTGTCTGAAAACGTCGTTTCATTCCTGAAAACGTTCTATAAAGACTGGTTTAAAAAGAGAGAGATGGCCAGTTTAGGGCTGgctgataaagaaaatGTATTCAAGTCGTTAGAACTGTCATATTTGGCATTTCTTTTGAAGTGCGAAGAAAAGAGTAAGGCCAGTCAGCATGATCTGATCCATGCAATTGACAATGAAATCGTCCTGGCAACAGATGAGTCGATAGAGCTGTTAcgacaacaaaaaaaattcttttACCTCTCTCATATGTATAATAAGCTCAAAATGCCATCAGAACTACTATCATGTTGGAAAGAAATGCTACTTGAAACCAACCCTGCTTTTGCTAATGGAGAAACTACTATGGCTGAGTATCTGATCAATGAGTGCGAGGATGAGGGATTAGTCTGGGACTACGGTGCTTGGCTAGTCCAAACATATCCAAAGACAGGAATAAAGGTGTTTACAAGTCCAGACCTCAGGGTAAACATCAATGAGAACCAAGTTGTAGCGGTACTCAAGTCTATGAACAATGACGAGGCCTGGAGACAATATTTAAAGTTTTTGGTTTACGAGAAAAACCAGACTTTGTTTGCGTCAGATCTTGCAACTGTCATGCTCTTGGATATAGTTGACAAGATTTCCAAAAACCCTGACGTTAGGAAGAGCTTGATGGACAATTACGACATATATAAGGCACTTCCTGTTCCTAAACCGGCATATATTCCTTTCCTTCGAAATAAACTACAAAACTCACAGCCAGTGGTTCCCACTAAGAGCAAGGGGTTGCTTCTGAAATCGACTATTGCAGCACCTGCCGCTTCTTTGTCTCCTTTTGAAGAAGTCATGAAAATGCGCTTAGAACTGATGGAGTTGGTCGATTCCACATCGGACTTTGATTACACTAGTTTGATGCACCTGAGCCAGGATGAGCCTGACACGCTTCTAATCGAGCAGTGTGTGGTGTTTGGTCACTTAGGAATCCATGAGCAATGTTTGGATATCCTCTGCAACCGGCTCACCGATTATAAAACCGCCATTGATTATTGCATTTACGGAAGAATACCAATCTCGATGACGATACTGGAGCCACTTGATTCACAGATCCAGAAAGACCTTTTCCGACAACTCTTCCTTCGGTATTTGAAAGTACCGGATCCCGGGACCCGGATCGCATGTACACGGATTCTTCTCGAGCAGTGGGGCAATCGTCTGGACGTCTCGCTTGTGCTGTCAAACTTACCGGACAATTGGCCGGTCGAAGTAGTCAGCGGGTATCTATCACAGTTCTTCAAGCGCACCATGGCCGACCAGAACCAAGCATCAGTTGACCGTTCCCTCGCCCGGTCTGAAAACCTATTTATATCCCAGCAGCTCTTAGAGCTGAGCAAAATTGCATATACACCCTCAGATATTTAA
- the PRP18 gene encoding Prp18p (Splicing factor and component of snRNP U5; factor involved in the positioning of the 3' splice site during the second catalytic step of splicing; interacts with Slu7p; GO_component: GO:0071021 - U2-type post-spliceosomal complex [Evidence IDA] [PMID 12212850]; GO_component: GO:0046540 - U4/U6 x U5 tri-snRNP complex [Evidence IDA] [PMID 8474454]; GO_component: GO:0005682 - U5 snRNP [Evidence IDA] [PMID 8474454]; GO_component: GO:0005634 - nucleus [Evidence IEA,IEA]; GO_component: GO:0005681 - spliceosomal complex [Evidence IEA,IEA]; GO_function: GO:0000386 - second spliceosomal transesterification activity [Evidence IDA] [PMID 12212850]; GO_function: GO:0000386 - second spliceosomal transesterification activity [Evidence IGI] [PMID 17626844]; GO_process: GO:0008380 - RNA splicing [Evidence IEA,IEA]; GO_process: GO:0000350 - generation of catalytic spliceosome for second transesterification step [Evidence IDA] [PMID 12212850]; GO_process: GO:0006397 - mRNA processing [Evidence IEA]; GO_process: GO:0000398 - mRNA splicing, via spliceosome [Evidence IMP] [PMID 12403466]; GO_process: GO:0071048 - nuclear retention of unspliced pre-mRNA at the site of transcription [Evidence IGI,IMP] [PMID 14718167]) codes for MDFSALLAKEIAKKKAQAAAVTNLKTESADGPGQKPKSYVRKAELEELREKEYRKEQEAKQAAARKRQLEQELEHEREKENEAKRLKRRGNDGSNSNKSETERSDSEIIARLEELNEPTSVPGESEKGRKNRLARIEKKLELQERLRKEEEEDARTDPTIVPQDIKDNEPKVYIQMRVYIKQLLRKWELYLEQNQEETKSIYKEASKDIEILLGHLRNKSLSKQIFPSLATLLYYLQTKKFRDANDTYIQLSIGNVAWPIGVIGVAIHERSAQSKITGIHNTSSEGSVQIAHIMSDDETRRWLTAVKRLITFCEKTSKTSSVTD; via the coding sequence ATGGATTTTTCGGCCCTTTTAGCAAAAGAAATTGCTAAGAAAAAGGCACAGGCAGCTGCCGTTACAAATCTCAAAACCGAGTCGGCTGATGGTCCGGGCCAAAAGCCCAAATCATACGTTAGAAAGGCCGAGCTCGAAGAACTTCGAGAGAAAGAGTATCGtaaagaacaagaagctAAACAAGCGGCAGCTAGAAAACGCCAGCTGGAGCAGGAATTAGAACAtgaaagagagaaagaaaatgaggCTAAAAGACTGAAGAGGAGAGGCAATGACGGGTCGAATTCGAATAAGTCTGAGACTGAGAGATCGGATAGTGAGATCATTGCCCGACTGGAAGAACTCAACGAGCCAACTTCAGTCCCAGGAGAATCTGAAAAGGGTCGGAAAAATAGGCTTGCCAGGATAGAAAAGAAATTAGAATTACAGGAGCGTCTACGTaaggaggaggaagaagatgccaGGACCGATCCTACTATCGTCCCTCAGGATATCAAAGATAATGAGCCAAAGGTGTACATACAGATGAGAGTATATATcaagcaactcctgcgaaaGTGGGAGTTATATCTTGAGCAAAACCaggaagaaacaaaatcgaTCTATAAAGAGGCTTCTAAAGATATCGAAATTCTATTAGGCCATTTACGAAATAAATCTCTTTCAAAACAGATTTTTCCGAGTTTAGCGACCCTGTTGTATTATCTTcagacaaaaaaattccGTGACGCCAATGATACTTACATTCAGCTCAGTATTGGTAACGTGGCATGGCCAATTGGTGTCATTGGTGTGGCTATTCATGAACGAAGTGCTCAATCCAAGATTACTGGTATCCACAACACTTCGTCAGAAGGATCTGTCCAAATTGCCCATATAATGAGTGACGATGAAACAAGACGCTGGCTCACTGCTGTCAAACGCTTAATAACCTTCTGTGAGAAGACTTCAAAGACATCCTCAGTAACAGATTAA
- the SGT1 gene encoding Sgt1p (Cochaperone protein; regulates activity of adenylyl cyclase Cyr1p; involved in kinetochore complex assembly; associates with the SCF (Skp1p/Cdc53p/F box protein) ubiquitin ligase complex; acts as a linker between Skp1p and HSP90 complexes; protein abundance increases in response to DNA replication stress; GO_component: GO:0000151 - ubiquitin ligase complex [Evidence IDA] [PMID 10445024]; GO_function: GO:0051087 - chaperone binding [Evidence ISS] [PMID 12456005]; GO_function: GO:0051087 - chaperone binding [Evidence IDA] [PMID 16945921]; GO_function: GO:0030674 - protein binding, bridging [Evidence IDA] [PMID 16945921]; GO_process: GO:0019933 - cAMP-mediated signaling [Evidence IGI,IPI] [PMID 12456005]; GO_process: GO:0007049 - cell cycle [Evidence IEA]; GO_process: GO:0051382 - kinetochore assembly [Evidence IDA] [PMID 10445024]; GO_process: GO:0006461 - protein complex assembly [Evidence IGI,ISS] [PMID 12456005]; GO_process: GO:0006461 - protein complex assembly [Evidence IDA] [PMID 15090617]; GO_process: GO:0016567 - protein ubiquitination [Evidence TAS] [PMID 12456005]; GO_process: GO:0051726 - regulation of cell cycle [Evidence TAS] [PMID 11847307]), whose protein sequence is MKIQSHLKSVEDEDDLIVSIQDIPKIQDLSDDESGRKEVEKALDVQPEKQSGISVSTPEYPAPDTVRHDWFQMGNKCDVSIFIKNSPKEDVTVEFTESSATIKFPLASGQLYEYNIGPFSHEIEPSKSTCKVFSTKIELGIVKKVNTSWATLLSPEGERPLNNKVPLSLDEMRTALEKTAKDSSNSSSEASTTNSTRPLVPSFEKNWEKMAAEALGDEEQQPDDFFKQLYGNADDDTRKAMLKSYTESGGTTLSTNWEDVKKAPVPVSPPSGMEAKKF, encoded by the coding sequence ATGAAGATTCAGTCGCATCTGAAGAGCGTggaagacgaagacgaccTTATTGTGTCAATTCAAGATATTCCCAAGATACAAGATCTGTCAGATGATGAAAGTGGTCGAAAAGAGGTCGAAAAGGCTCTTGATGTTCAACCAGAGAAGCAGTCTGGCATTAGTGTCAGTACTCCAGAAtatccagcaccagataCAGTCCGCCACGACTGGTTCCAAATGGGCAATAAATGCGACGTTTCCATTTTCATAAAAAACTCCCCCAAAGAGGATGTCACAGTAGAATTCACGGAATCATCTGCAACTATAAAATTTCCGCTTGCTAGCGGCCAATTGTACGAGTACAACATCGGCCCATTTTCACATGAAATCGAGCCATCCAAGAGCACTTGCAAAGTGTTTAGTACCAAAATTGAGCTTGGCATCGTCAAGAAAGTCAACACATCATGGGCAACTCTTCTAAGCCCCGAAGGAGAGCGCCCTCTTAATAACAAGGTGCCTCTTTCTTTGGATGAGATGAGGACGGCTCTAGAGAAGACAGCTAaagacagcagcaattcATCCTCTGAAGCCTCAACTACGAATTCCACTCGACCGCTTGTACCATCATTTGAAAAGAACTGGGAAAAAATGGCTGCAGAGGCTCTTGGAGATGAAGAACAGCAACCGGATGACTTTTTCAAGCAGCTTTACGGAAATGCCGATGACGACACTAGGAAAGCTATGTTGAAGAGTTATACCGAAAGTGGTGGTACTACACTTAGCACGAACTGGGAAGATGTCAAAAAGGCACCAGTACCTGTAAGTCCTCCCAGTGGTATGGAAGCTAAAAAGTTCTAG